The following coding sequences are from one Eucalyptus grandis isolate ANBG69807.140 chromosome 11, ASM1654582v1, whole genome shotgun sequence window:
- the LOC120289814 gene encoding LRR receptor kinase SERK2-like: MVFKFHTIDFTEEVDFNSLFAPSPTPSSTVCLPLGKSFTRAMAVAGRATEGVSCGFTAPAAEVSCWRPNTSSDDSNLQLLHPQVQLRKFTYQELKVATGNFSKENVLGEGGFGTVYRGILLDGSVVAIKRCARASGDAEVQACAEVQVGSMARHRNLIQLLGFCDSMEPQKPVKKRKARSQPVKYLSVFLTKKKVPVGISIGGQRQCGFPLEGVLRIATPSRLAYPDAHCLRSGERALVSSRGLQSSDNSPRHKAFEHFVG; encoded by the coding sequence ATGGTTTTCAAATTTCACACCATCGATTTTACCGAGGAGGTCGATTTTAACTCTCTGTTTGCTCCTTCTCCTACTCCGTCGTCCACCGTTTGCCTTCCACTTGGCAAGAGCTTCACCCGAGCCATGGCTGTCGCAGGCAGAGCCACTGAAGGCGTTTCTTGCGGGTTCACTGCCCCTGCCGCCGAGGTTTCTTGCTGGAGGCCGAACACATCATCCGACGACTCGAATCTCCAATTACTTCATCCCCAGGTACAGCTTCGAAAATTTACATACCAGGAACTGAAAGTCGCGACTGGCAATTTCAGCAAAGAGAATGTTTTGGGAGAAGGTGGGTTTGGTACGGTCTACAGAGGAATTTTGCTTGATGGATCTGTAGTGGCAATAAAAAGATGTGCCCGAGCATCTGGCGATGCTGAAGTGCAGGCTTGTGCTGAAGTGCAGGTTGGGAGTATGGCCAGGCACCGGAATCTGATCCAACTGCTCGGCTTTTGCGATTCAATGGAGCCGCAAAAACCtgtcaagaaaagaaaggcaaggTCACAACCGGTAAAGTACCTGTCGGTATTTCTGACCAAAAAGAAAGTACCTGTTGGTATATCCATTGGCGGTCAACGGCAATGTGGATTCCCACTTGAGGGAGTGCTCCGCATTGCAACCCCCTCTCGATTGGCCTACCCGGATGCACATTGCCTTAGGAGTGGCGAGAGGGCTCTCGTATCTTCACGAGGATTGCAGTCTTCAGATAATTCACCGCGACATAAAGCCTTCGAACATTTTGTTGGATGA